In Burkholderiales bacterium, the following are encoded in one genomic region:
- a CDS encoding AzlC family ABC transporter permease — translation MRHLVATKDFREGFVDMLPACVGLAPFGVVCGVGAASAGADWLVALGMALVIFSGAAQILAAQLYAANAPVAIIVLTCFVLGLRFLMYSASMAPYLRPLPKSWQRGLAFLLTDQAFAAAIRRFHAKDDPRGGGLHFLGSGVAIYLNWIVTNMTGYFAGASIPASWSLDFAVPLCFIALVAPLFRSVPSIIAAAVAGAAVLALAGLPMRLNLVAAGLIGIVAGTLVDLSAERCKTR, via the coding sequence ATGCGCCACCTCGTCGCCACCAAGGACTTCCGCGAGGGCTTCGTCGACATGCTGCCCGCCTGCGTCGGGCTCGCCCCGTTCGGCGTCGTGTGCGGGGTCGGCGCGGCGTCGGCGGGCGCGGACTGGCTCGTCGCGCTGGGCATGGCGCTCGTCATCTTCTCGGGCGCGGCGCAGATCCTCGCGGCGCAGCTCTACGCGGCGAACGCGCCGGTCGCGATCATCGTGCTCACCTGCTTCGTGCTGGGCCTGCGCTTCCTGATGTACAGCGCGTCGATGGCGCCGTACCTGCGACCGTTGCCGAAATCGTGGCAGCGCGGGCTCGCGTTCCTGCTCACCGACCAGGCGTTCGCGGCGGCGATCCGGCGGTTCCACGCGAAGGACGACCCGCGCGGCGGCGGGCTCCATTTCCTCGGCAGCGGCGTCGCGATCTACCTGAACTGGATCGTGACCAACATGACCGGGTACTTCGCCGGAGCGTCGATCCCCGCGTCGTGGTCGCTCGACTTCGCGGTGCCGTTGTGCTTCATCGCGCTGGTCGCGCCGCTCTTCCGCAGCGTGCCGTCGATCATCGCCGCGGCCGTGGCCGGTGCGGCGGTGCTCGCGCTCGCCGGGCTCCCGATGCGTCTCAACCTGGTCGCGGCGGGACTGATCGGCATCGTCGCGGGCACGCTCGTCGACCTCTCGGCGGAACGATGCAAGACTCGCTGA
- the pdxA gene encoding 4-hydroxythreonine-4-phosphate dehydrogenase PdxA, whose amino-acid sequence MDGWPAIAVTSGEPAGIGPELCAMLALRHARAPFDARIVVLGDRDLLEARAARAGLTPRYADYTASTSGPPGAIEVWHHPLVAPVTPGHPDPSNATAVVESLRDACDACASGAFDALVTAPVQKSAILDAGVPFTGHTEYFAARTGTRRVVMMLNGGAVDAPLRVALVTTHLPLARVPEAITRTAVRETISIVASALAQPFGIAAPRIAVCGLNPHAGEGGHLGNEEHEVIAPAIAEARAEGIDVHGPLPADTVFVPAHARGFDAIVAMYHDQGLPALKAASFGRGVNVTLGLPFPRTSVDHGTALDLAADAKRAAGADPGSLFEAVDLAIALARGAAR is encoded by the coding sequence ATGGACGGCTGGCCCGCGATCGCGGTCACCTCGGGGGAGCCCGCGGGCATCGGCCCGGAACTCTGCGCGATGCTCGCGTTGCGCCATGCGCGCGCGCCGTTCGACGCGCGCATCGTCGTGCTCGGCGACCGCGACCTCCTGGAAGCGCGCGCCGCACGCGCGGGCCTCACGCCGCGCTACGCCGACTACACGGCATCGACCAGCGGCCCGCCGGGAGCGATCGAGGTGTGGCACCACCCGCTGGTCGCGCCGGTCACGCCGGGCCATCCCGATCCCTCGAACGCCACGGCGGTGGTGGAATCGCTGCGCGATGCCTGCGACGCCTGCGCCTCCGGCGCGTTCGACGCGCTCGTCACCGCACCGGTGCAGAAGAGCGCGATCCTCGACGCCGGCGTGCCGTTCACCGGTCACACCGAGTATTTCGCCGCGCGCACCGGGACGCGTCGCGTCGTGATGATGCTGAACGGCGGCGCCGTGGATGCCCCGCTGCGCGTCGCGCTCGTCACCACGCACCTGCCGCTCGCCCGCGTGCCAGAGGCCATCACGAGGACCGCCGTGCGCGAGACGATCTCGATCGTCGCATCCGCCCTCGCGCAACCATTCGGCATCGCCGCGCCGCGCATCGCGGTGTGCGGGCTCAATCCGCACGCCGGCGAAGGCGGTCATCTCGGCAACGAGGAGCATGAGGTCATCGCGCCGGCCATCGCCGAGGCGCGCGCCGAGGGCATCGACGTGCACGGACCGCTCCCCGCCGACACCGTGTTCGTGCCGGCGCACGCGAGAGGCTTCGACGCGATCGTCGCGATGTACCACGACCAGGGACTGCCCGCGCTCAAGGCCGCGAGCTTCGGGCGCGGCGTCAACGTGACGCTCGGCCTGCCGTTCCCGCGCACGTCGGTCGACCACGGCACCGCGCTCGACCTCGCCGCCGACGCGAAACGCGCCGCGGGCGCCGACCCCGGCAGCCTGTTCGAGGCGGTCGACCTCGCGATCGCGCTCGCCCGCGGCGCGGCGCGCTGA
- a CDS encoding YggT family protein encodes MASQALGFVLEVFFGLFIYGFLLRFLMQVMRAPFRNPAGQAIVALTDWAVKPLRRVIPGAGGCDWASLVAAYLAQVALIVAMFAVFGSGFASVNGSVALFVLASAAIELMKAVVWVLIVVVIVQALLSWVAPDGPLSGLLNAMTFPFLRPLRRVIPPIGGTLDLSPLILIVILNLILMLPVRWLEHAVATLMR; translated from the coding sequence ATGGCCAGCCAGGCGCTCGGATTCGTGCTCGAAGTGTTCTTCGGGCTCTTCATCTACGGCTTCCTGCTGCGCTTTCTGATGCAGGTCATGCGCGCGCCGTTCCGCAACCCCGCGGGGCAGGCGATCGTCGCGCTCACCGACTGGGCGGTGAAGCCGCTGCGCCGCGTGATCCCGGGGGCGGGAGGCTGCGACTGGGCCTCGCTGGTCGCGGCCTACCTGGCGCAGGTCGCGCTGATCGTCGCGATGTTCGCCGTCTTCGGCAGCGGCTTCGCGTCGGTGAACGGATCGGTAGCGCTGTTCGTGCTCGCCTCCGCGGCGATCGAACTCATGAAGGCCGTGGTGTGGGTGCTGATCGTCGTCGTCATCGTCCAGGCGCTCCTCTCCTGGGTCGCGCCCGACGGCCCGCTGTCGGGACTCCTCAACGCGATGACCTTCCCGTTCCTGCGGCCGCTGCGACGCGTGATCCCGCCGATCGGCGGCACGCTCGACCTCTCGCCGCTGATCCTCATCGTCATCCTGAACCTGATCCTGATGCTGCCGGTCCGCTGGCTCGAGCACGCGGTGGCGACGCTGATGCGCTGA
- a CDS encoding pyrroline-5-carboxylate reductase, with the protein MITFIGGGNMANAIAGGLVARGRPARDIAIVDPVDAQRSKLERALPGVRTFASVNAEAVAGTSVVVLAVKPQQMREACTALAPFVAPVPVVLSIAAGSRSTDISRWLRGYARIVRAMPDTPSLVGAGIAGVWSAPSVDEKSRASAVAILEACGEVVPVDREEALDAVTGIAASGVAYVFYFIEALEAAARAHGFDAEDARRLAYATFDGAVKLAQASPEDPATLRMRVTSKGGTTERGIAALEAGKVREAIAAAVDAATRRAAEMGVLLGRDD; encoded by the coding sequence ATGATCACGTTCATCGGCGGCGGCAACATGGCGAACGCGATCGCCGGCGGCCTCGTCGCGCGCGGGCGTCCGGCGCGCGACATCGCGATCGTCGATCCGGTCGACGCGCAGCGTTCGAAGCTCGAACGCGCGCTGCCCGGCGTGCGCACGTTCGCGTCCGTCAACGCCGAGGCGGTCGCGGGCACGAGTGTCGTCGTGCTCGCGGTCAAGCCGCAGCAGATGCGCGAGGCCTGCACGGCGCTCGCGCCCTTCGTCGCGCCGGTCCCGGTCGTGCTGTCGATCGCGGCGGGTTCGCGCAGCACCGACATCTCGCGCTGGCTTCGCGGCTACGCGCGCATCGTGCGCGCGATGCCCGACACGCCGTCGCTCGTCGGCGCCGGCATCGCGGGCGTCTGGTCGGCGCCGTCGGTCGACGAGAAGAGCCGCGCGTCCGCGGTCGCGATCCTCGAGGCCTGCGGCGAAGTCGTGCCGGTCGACCGGGAAGAGGCGCTCGACGCGGTGACCGGCATCGCGGCCTCGGGCGTCGCCTACGTGTTCTATTTCATCGAGGCGCTCGAGGCGGCGGCGCGCGCGCACGGATTCGATGCCGAGGACGCGCGCCGGCTCGCGTACGCGACCTTCGACGGCGCGGTCAAGCTCGCGCAGGCGAGCCCGGAGGATCCCGCGACGCTGCGCATGCGCGTCACGTCGAAAGGCGGCACGACCGAGCGCGGCATCGCGGCGCTCGAGGCCGGGAAGGTGCGCGAGGCGATCGCCGCCGCGGTCGACGCGGCGACGCGGCGCGCCGCCGAGATGGGCGTCCTCCTCGGCCGCGACGACTGA
- a CDS encoding SMP-30/gluconolactonase/LRE family protein, whose protein sequence is MTDTPFRCVLDLKASLGESPTWSADEQALYFVDILAPALLRFDPAAGALTSTAMPSSIGCIGLRERGGFVVALRDGVWLADARGQLERKLADAPYDPAHHRFNDGRVDRQGRFWVGSMNEKRDAPSAALYRLERDGRLAHVLDGFTVSNGIAWSPDGRTMYHADTPAHIVRAYDFDPATGSPSAVRTFARWQGDTDRPDGAAVDSAGNYWIAFFRGGKVLQLSPQGSLLREVPFPAACPTMPCFGGPDLKTLYVTSARNERPADELARFPHSGGLFAMRVDVPGLPEPRCAL, encoded by the coding sequence ATGACCGACACCCCGTTCCGCTGCGTGCTCGACCTCAAGGCGTCGCTGGGGGAGTCCCCGACCTGGTCGGCGGACGAGCAGGCGCTCTATTTCGTCGACATCCTCGCGCCCGCGCTCCTCCGCTTCGATCCCGCGGCCGGCGCGCTCACGTCGACGGCAATGCCGTCGTCGATCGGCTGCATCGGCCTGCGCGAGCGCGGCGGTTTCGTCGTGGCGTTGCGCGACGGCGTCTGGCTCGCCGACGCGCGCGGACAGCTCGAACGCAAGCTCGCCGACGCGCCGTACGATCCGGCGCACCACCGCTTCAACGACGGCCGCGTCGACCGGCAGGGCCGCTTCTGGGTGGGCTCGATGAACGAGAAGCGCGACGCGCCCTCCGCGGCGCTCTACCGGCTCGAGCGCGACGGTCGCCTCGCCCATGTGCTCGACGGCTTCACCGTGTCCAACGGCATCGCGTGGAGCCCCGACGGGCGCACGATGTACCACGCGGACACGCCCGCGCACATCGTGCGCGCGTACGACTTCGACCCGGCGACCGGAAGTCCGTCCGCCGTGCGCACGTTCGCGCGCTGGCAGGGCGACACCGACCGCCCCGACGGCGCGGCGGTCGACAGCGCGGGCAACTACTGGATCGCGTTCTTCCGCGGCGGCAAGGTGCTGCAGCTCTCGCCGCAGGGGAGCTTGCTCCGCGAGGTGCCGTTCCCGGCCGCCTGCCCGACGATGCCGTGCTTCGGCGGTCCCGACCTGAAGACGCTGTACGTGACGAGCGCGCGCAACGAGCGCCCCGCCGACGAACTCGCGCGCTTCCCGCATTCGGGCGGCCTCTTCGCGATGCGGGTCGACGTGCCCGGCCTGCCCGAACCGCGCTGCGCGCTCTGA
- a CDS encoding glycoside hydrolase family 31 protein, producing the protein MAMIDPSAFLGLDALNSLGATSTGASFATSTGDILEVSCFGPGVFRVRAGPNTRPDYGIVSGRAKACTVAQPAPDAWTFASGEATLELSGSPLRFRLMWKGRVVAESSTDRHVRGSPRLRAFGRVRGAPAWIASIALASGEAVYGLGDKPGPLDKRGQLLHSDVQDAHGLHAGLSSKGIPFAWSPGTGAGAWGVFVNTPSRVTHGVGHPDWSHRSYALLVADEALDLFVFAAAAPSDILDAFTQLTGRSPGVPRWSLGLWISRASYKTPDEAAAVAARYRARKLPCDVLTLDASAAWPKETGFSFRFDPERFPDPPAALAKIRAQHLRVGVSEAPYVSVNDPLFAELAQRHYLLTTPYGEPCVIRSEAGVAPGATGDARATPADSGIVDFTNPAAFAWWRDQHRSLFACGVDVIDSAGGEHVPDDAQAFNGDSGARLHNVYPQLYHQCVFEATTRYQPKDAAPPFSWGRAGWSASHRYPLSAGADAQSDWEGLAAAIRGALSLGMSGTPFHGMDVGGSHGAASDAELFLRWLQAAVFGSHLRIHGPGEREPWTFGTETEAIARKWLAFRTRLIPYLERAVVQATRTGLPVMRAMPLAFPGVALTRHADTQFLCGESILVAPIVAPGGEVEVALPPGAWYDLNTRVRHAGRQVLRYRAGLDQFPAFGREGHALPLGRAVQHTGEIDAANPLEQLWVFGTSANSLDGFTQARVEADGEGGFTLRTAPGVDVVTFGG; encoded by the coding sequence ATGGCGATGATCGACCCCTCCGCATTCCTCGGACTCGACGCGCTCAACAGCCTCGGCGCGACGTCCACCGGCGCGTCGTTCGCGACCTCGACCGGCGACATCCTCGAGGTGTCGTGCTTCGGTCCGGGCGTGTTCCGCGTGCGTGCCGGCCCGAACACGAGGCCGGACTACGGCATCGTCAGCGGGCGCGCGAAGGCCTGCACGGTGGCGCAGCCGGCGCCCGATGCGTGGACCTTCGCCTCGGGCGAGGCGACGCTCGAACTCTCCGGTTCGCCGCTGCGGTTCCGCCTGATGTGGAAGGGTCGCGTGGTAGCCGAGTCGAGCACCGACCGGCACGTGCGCGGGTCGCCGCGGTTGCGGGCGTTCGGCCGCGTCCGCGGCGCGCCCGCGTGGATCGCCTCGATCGCGCTCGCCTCGGGCGAGGCCGTGTACGGACTGGGCGACAAGCCCGGACCGCTCGACAAGCGCGGCCAGCTCCTCCACTCCGACGTGCAGGACGCGCACGGCTTGCACGCCGGGCTCTCCTCGAAGGGCATCCCGTTCGCCTGGAGTCCGGGCACGGGCGCGGGCGCGTGGGGCGTGTTCGTCAACACGCCCTCGCGCGTGACCCACGGCGTCGGGCATCCGGATTGGTCGCACCGCAGCTACGCGCTCCTCGTCGCCGACGAAGCGCTCGATCTCTTCGTCTTCGCCGCGGCCGCGCCCTCCGACATCCTGGACGCGTTCACGCAGCTCACCGGCCGCTCGCCGGGCGTGCCGCGCTGGAGCCTCGGGTTGTGGATCTCGCGTGCGTCGTACAAGACGCCGGACGAGGCCGCCGCGGTTGCCGCGCGATATCGCGCGCGCAAGCTGCCCTGCGATGTCCTCACGCTCGACGCGAGCGCCGCCTGGCCGAAGGAGACCGGATTCTCGTTCCGCTTCGACCCGGAGCGCTTCCCCGATCCGCCCGCCGCGCTCGCGAAGATCAGGGCGCAGCACCTGCGCGTGGGCGTCAGCGAAGCGCCCTACGTGTCGGTGAATGACCCGCTGTTCGCCGAACTCGCGCAACGCCACTACCTGCTGACGACGCCGTACGGCGAGCCTTGCGTGATCCGTTCGGAGGCCGGCGTCGCCCCCGGCGCAACAGGCGACGCGCGCGCAACGCCCGCCGACAGCGGCATCGTCGACTTCACCAACCCCGCGGCGTTCGCGTGGTGGCGCGACCAGCATCGCTCGCTCTTCGCCTGCGGCGTCGACGTCATCGACAGCGCCGGCGGCGAGCACGTCCCCGACGACGCGCAGGCGTTCAACGGCGACTCGGGTGCGCGCCTGCACAACGTCTACCCGCAGCTCTACCACCAATGCGTGTTCGAGGCGACGACGCGCTACCAGCCGAAGGACGCCGCCCCGCCGTTCTCGTGGGGCCGCGCGGGCTGGTCGGCGAGCCACCGCTATCCGCTGAGCGCCGGCGCGGATGCGCAGAGCGACTGGGAGGGCCTCGCCGCGGCGATTCGGGGCGCGCTCTCGCTCGGCATGAGCGGCACGCCGTTCCACGGCATGGACGTCGGCGGCAGCCACGGCGCGGCATCGGATGCCGAACTCTTCCTGCGCTGGCTGCAGGCGGCGGTGTTCGGCTCGCACCTGCGCATTCACGGACCGGGCGAGCGGGAGCCGTGGACCTTCGGCACGGAGACCGAGGCGATCGCGCGCAAGTGGCTCGCGTTCCGCACCCGGCTCATCCCCTATCTCGAGCGCGCGGTCGTGCAGGCGACGCGCACCGGGTTGCCGGTGATGCGCGCGATGCCGCTCGCGTTCCCGGGCGTCGCGCTCACGCGCCACGCCGACACGCAGTTCCTGTGCGGCGAGTCGATCCTCGTCGCGCCGATCGTCGCGCCCGGCGGAGAAGTCGAGGTCGCGCTGCCGCCCGGCGCGTGGTACGACCTCAACACGCGCGTGCGCCACGCCGGACGGCAGGTGCTGCGCTACCGGGCCGGACTCGACCAGTTCCCGGCGTTCGGCCGCGAAGGCCACGCGCTGCCGCTCGGACGCGCCGTGCAGCACACCGGCGAGATCGACGCCGCGAATCCGCTGGAGCAGCTCTGGGTGTTCGGCACGTCGGCGAATTCGCTCGACGGGTTCACGCAGGCGCGCGTCGAGGCCGACGGCGAGGGCGGATTCACGCTGCGCACCGCGCCGGGGGTCGACGTCGTGACCTTCGGCGGCTGA
- a CDS encoding HpcH/HpaI aldolase/citrate lyase family protein, with protein sequence MDLPRNAFKHAIAAGRTIYGAWLMSGAPSTAEALGCAGFDFLVVDMEHVPVDPPQMIELLRAVAGTNASPVTRVPWNDAVMAKRALDAGAQTLLFPFVQDAREAARAVEATRYPPDGIRGAAGVHRASRYGTVPDYFRVAASEICVAVQVETQAALDQIEAIARVPGVDTIFVGPADLSASMGLLGDAAHADVQAKLAHAAQVCKRLGKPAGIIGPNPDMVARYVGYGYSWVAIGSDMSMMMGRAQEWLGQARGTPHASAPSAQGSY encoded by the coding sequence ATGGACCTGCCGCGCAACGCCTTCAAGCACGCGATCGCCGCCGGACGCACGATTTACGGCGCCTGGCTCATGAGCGGCGCGCCGTCGACCGCCGAGGCGCTCGGCTGCGCGGGCTTCGACTTCCTCGTCGTCGACATGGAACACGTGCCGGTCGACCCGCCGCAGATGATCGAACTGCTGCGCGCGGTCGCGGGGACGAACGCCTCGCCGGTCACGCGCGTGCCGTGGAACGACGCGGTGATGGCGAAGCGCGCGCTCGACGCCGGCGCGCAGACGCTCCTGTTCCCGTTCGTGCAGGACGCGCGCGAGGCCGCGCGCGCGGTCGAGGCCACCCGCTATCCGCCCGACGGCATCCGCGGCGCGGCGGGCGTGCACCGCGCGAGCCGCTACGGGACGGTGCCCGACTACTTCCGGGTCGCGGCGAGCGAGATCTGCGTCGCCGTGCAGGTCGAGACGCAAGCCGCCCTCGACCAAATCGAGGCGATCGCGCGGGTGCCGGGCGTCGACACGATCTTCGTCGGGCCGGCCGACCTGTCCGCCTCGATGGGACTGCTGGGCGACGCCGCGCACGCGGACGTGCAGGCGAAGCTCGCCCACGCCGCGCAGGTCTGCAAACGCCTGGGCAAGCCCGCCGGCATCATCGGCCCGAATCCCGACATGGTCGCGCGCTACGTCGGCTACGGCTACTCCTGGGTCGCGATCGGCTCGGACATGAGCATGATGATGGGCCGCGCGCAGGAGTGGCTCGGCCAGGCGCGCGGCACGCCGCACGCCTCCGCGCCCTCCGCGCAAGGGTCCTACTGA
- the rsmA gene encoding 16S rRNA (adenine(1518)-N(6)/adenine(1519)-N(6))-dimethyltransferase RsmA has translation MARASGRVVEGHVARKRFGQNFLADPHYVARIADAVAPRRGETVVEIGPGLGALTGALIARAGRIVAIEIDRDLAARLRERHAPEALTLIEGDALAFDYASLGRDLRVVGNLPYNISSPLLFQLAAHADRLRDVTVMLQKEVVARMTAAPATAEYGRLTVMLHSVFAIEKLFVVPPGAFRPAPKVDSAVARLVPLGDRRPRIGDPHRFASIVAAAFAQRRKTLRNALAAWVPPSGFAAAGIDPQRRGETLSVDEFVRLAGEARPLDG, from the coding sequence ATGGCCCGAGCGAGCGGCCGCGTCGTCGAAGGCCACGTCGCGCGCAAACGGTTCGGCCAGAACTTCCTCGCCGACCCGCACTACGTCGCGCGCATCGCCGACGCGGTGGCGCCGCGCCGCGGCGAGACCGTCGTCGAGATCGGCCCGGGACTGGGCGCGCTCACCGGGGCGCTCATCGCGCGCGCGGGACGCATCGTCGCGATCGAGATCGACCGCGATCTCGCCGCGCGGTTGCGCGAGCGGCACGCGCCGGAGGCCCTGACGCTGATCGAAGGCGACGCGCTCGCCTTCGACTACGCCTCGCTCGGGCGCGACCTGCGCGTGGTCGGCAACCTGCCCTACAACATCAGTTCGCCGCTCCTGTTCCAACTCGCCGCGCACGCGGACCGGTTGCGCGACGTGACCGTGATGCTGCAGAAGGAAGTCGTCGCGCGGATGACGGCGGCGCCGGCGACCGCCGAATACGGCCGGCTCACGGTGATGCTGCACTCGGTCTTCGCGATCGAGAAGCTGTTCGTCGTGCCTCCCGGCGCGTTCCGGCCCGCGCCGAAGGTCGATTCCGCGGTCGCGCGCCTGGTGCCGCTCGGGGACCGGCGGCCGCGGATCGGCGATCCGCATCGCTTCGCGTCGATCGTGGCTGCCGCGTTCGCGCAGCGCCGCAAGACGCTGCGCAACGCCCTCGCGGCGTGGGTGCCGCCTTCCGGATTCGCCGCCGCGGGCATCGATCCGCAGAGGCGTGGCGAGACCCTGTCGGTCGACGAGTTCGTGCGCCTGGCCGGCGAGGCGCGCCCGCTCGACGGATGA
- a CDS encoding YggU family protein: MAPAWLREEAGALVLTVHVQPGARRSEVAGVHGDAIKVRLAAPPIEGRANDELVRFLAQAFGVAQRQVAIVRGETSRRKVVRIAAPARRPDRDWGGGKE; encoded by the coding sequence ATGGCGCCTGCGTGGCTGCGCGAGGAGGCGGGCGCGCTCGTGCTCACCGTTCACGTGCAACCGGGCGCGCGCAGGAGCGAAGTCGCGGGCGTCCACGGCGATGCGATCAAGGTCCGGCTCGCGGCACCGCCGATCGAAGGCCGCGCGAACGACGAACTCGTGCGGTTCCTCGCGCAGGCGTTCGGCGTCGCGCAGAGGCAGGTCGCGATCGTCCGCGGCGAGACCTCGCGCCGGAAGGTCGTGCGGATCGCCGCACCGGCCCGCAGGCCGGATCGCGATTGGGGCGGCGGGAAGGAGTGA
- a CDS encoding MoxR family ATPase yields MRFEGTDSYVATDDLKLAVNAAIALERPLLVKGEPGTGKTLLAIEVARSLGRPLYQWHVKSTTKAQQGLYEYDAVSRLRDSQLGESKVADIANYVKKGVLWEAFECETPAVVLIDEIDKADIEFPNDLLRELDRMEFYVYELHRTIEARHRPLVVITSNNEKELPDAFLRRCFFHYIRFPDRETMTKIVDVHYPGLKKALLAEALEVFFGLREVPGLKKKPSTSELLDWLKLLLAEDIPPEALHSADRRAVIPPLHGALLKNEQDVHLFERVAFMARAGR; encoded by the coding sequence ATGCGCTTCGAAGGCACCGATTCCTACGTCGCCACCGACGACTTGAAGCTCGCGGTGAACGCGGCGATCGCGCTCGAGCGCCCGCTCCTCGTCAAGGGCGAGCCGGGCACCGGCAAGACGCTCCTCGCGATCGAGGTGGCGCGCAGTCTCGGGCGCCCGCTCTACCAGTGGCACGTCAAGTCGACCACCAAGGCGCAGCAGGGGCTCTACGAGTACGACGCGGTGTCGCGGCTGCGCGATTCGCAGTTGGGCGAGTCGAAGGTCGCCGACATCGCGAACTACGTGAAGAAGGGCGTGCTGTGGGAGGCGTTCGAGTGCGAGACGCCCGCCGTCGTGCTGATCGACGAGATCGACAAGGCCGACATCGAGTTCCCCAACGACCTGCTGCGCGAGTTGGACCGGATGGAGTTCTACGTCTACGAACTCCACCGCACGATCGAGGCGCGCCACCGGCCGCTCGTCGTCATCACGTCGAACAACGAGAAGGAGCTGCCAGACGCGTTCCTGCGCCGCTGCTTCTTCCATTACATCCGCTTCCCCGACCGCGAGACGATGACGAAGATCGTCGACGTCCACTACCCGGGGCTGAAGAAGGCGCTGCTCGCCGAGGCGCTGGAGGTGTTCTTCGGGCTGCGCGAGGTGCCGGGGCTCAAGAAGAAGCCGTCGACCTCCGAGCTCCTCGACTGGCTGAAGCTGCTGCTCGCCGAGGACATCCCGCCCGAGGCGCTGCACAGCGCCGACCGCCGCGCGGTCATCCCGCCGCTGCACGGCGCACTCCTCAAGAACGAGCAGGACGTCCACCTGTTCGAGCGGGTCGCGTTCATGGCGCGGGCGGGGCGGTAG
- a CDS encoding AzlD domain-containing protein, translating to MQDSLTLWIVILAVGALNYLSRLSFIAFFANREMPPLLARALRYVPAAMLTALVLPMVLTPSAAGALAGMNPRIPAAILAAVVAYFTHSTLKTLAAGMATLWLLQAVAG from the coding sequence ATGCAAGACTCGCTGACGCTCTGGATCGTGATCCTCGCGGTGGGCGCGCTCAACTACCTGTCGCGCCTGTCGTTCATCGCGTTCTTCGCGAACCGCGAGATGCCGCCATTGCTCGCGCGTGCCCTGCGCTACGTGCCGGCGGCGATGCTCACCGCGCTGGTGCTGCCGATGGTGCTGACACCTTCGGCGGCCGGTGCATTGGCGGGGATGAATCCGCGCATCCCCGCGGCGATCCTCGCAGCCGTCGTCGCGTATTTCACGCACAGCACGCTGAAGACGCTCGCGGCCGGCATGGCGACGCTCTGGCTCCTCCAGGCCGTCGCCGGCTGA
- a CDS encoding aldose 1-epimerase yields MSDTRGEAFALAAGDAVVEIAPAVGGSVASFTLAGEAIFRPTPSDARASLDVRRHACYPLVPYSNRIAQARLAFDGRAFPLARNFGDSPHSIHGLGWQRAWTVVSRSPGDALLACEHDARDTAAWPWPFRATQAFSLAASGGQAFLTLRLAIENRAAEPFPFGLGWHPFFPKTPDTTIAFDAARVWRTDATLIPVACEPVPAVWRFTPPRPLGDLVLDHVFEGARGPATIAWPGRGLEVQIAADSALDRRVVYVPEGRDFLAFEPASHMTDAFNRAARGEAATGTRILPPGSAFSCTMRIHARSSRPRESTR; encoded by the coding sequence GTGTCTGACACCCGCGGTGAAGCGTTCGCACTCGCGGCGGGCGACGCGGTCGTCGAAATTGCGCCGGCCGTCGGCGGGTCGGTCGCGTCGTTCACGCTCGCCGGCGAGGCGATCTTCCGGCCGACGCCCTCCGACGCGCGCGCGTCGCTCGACGTGCGGCGCCACGCCTGCTATCCGCTCGTCCCCTACTCGAACCGCATCGCGCAGGCGAGGCTCGCGTTCGACGGGCGCGCGTTTCCACTCGCGCGGAACTTCGGCGATTCGCCGCATTCGATTCACGGCCTGGGCTGGCAGCGCGCGTGGACGGTCGTATCGCGCTCCCCGGGCGACGCGCTCCTCGCCTGCGAGCACGACGCGCGCGACACTGCCGCATGGCCGTGGCCGTTTCGTGCGACGCAGGCGTTCTCGCTCGCGGCCTCCGGCGGGCAGGCGTTCCTGACGCTCCGCCTCGCGATCGAGAACCGCGCGGCCGAACCGTTTCCGTTCGGGCTCGGCTGGCACCCGTTCTTCCCCAAGACGCCGGACACGACGATCGCCTTCGACGCGGCGCGGGTGTGGCGAACCGACGCGACGCTCATTCCGGTCGCGTGCGAGCCGGTCCCCGCGGTGTGGCGGTTCACGCCGCCGCGTCCGTTGGGCGATCTCGTGCTCGACCACGTGTTCGAGGGGGCCCGCGGCCCCGCCACGATCGCGTGGCCCGGACGCGGCCTGGAGGTGCAGATCGCGGCCGACAGCGCGCTCGACCGCCGCGTCGTCTACGTGCCGGAGGGCCGCGATTTCCTCGCGTTCGAGCCGGCGAGCCACATGACCGACGCGTTCAACCGCGCCGCGCGCGGCGAGGCGGCCACCGGCACGAGGATCCTGCCTCCCGGAAGCGCGTTCTCCTGTACGATGCGCATCCACGCGAGGTCCTCGCGGCCGCGCGAATCGACCCGATGA